The following are from one region of the Silene latifolia isolate original U9 population chromosome 9, ASM4854445v1, whole genome shotgun sequence genome:
- the LOC141599545 gene encoding glycerate dehydrogenase, with translation MAKPVSVDVYNPGGKYRVISTKPMPGTRWINLLVEQDCRLEICTQKKTILSVEDIIGLIGDKCDGVIGQLTEDWGETLFSALSRAGGKAFSNMAVGYNNVDVNAANKYGVAVGNTPGVLTETTAELAASLSLAAARRVVEADEFMRAGLYDGWLPNLFVGNLLKGQTVGVIGAGRIGSAYARMMVEGFKMNLIYFDLYQSTRLEKFVTAYGEFLKANGEQPVTWKRASSMDEVLQQADVISLHPILDKTTYHLVNKESLSKMKKEAILINCSRGPVIDEVALVEHLRANPMFRVGLDVFEDEPFMKPGLADMKNAVVVPHIASASKWTREGMATLAALNVLGKIKGYPMWSDPNRVEPFLNENAPPPAACPSIVNAKALNLPVSKL, from the exons ATGGCAAAACCAGTTTCAGTTGATGTGTATAATCCTGGTGGAAAGTATAGAGTGATCAGCACTAAACCTATGCCTGGTACCAGATGGATCAATCTCTTAGTTGAGCAAGATTGTCGCTTGGAG ATATGTACTCAGAAGAAGACAATTTTATCTGTTGAGGACATAATTGGTTTGATTGGAGATAAGTGTGATGGTGTTATTGGGCAG TTGACTGAAGATTGGGGGGAGACTTTGTTCTCTGCATTAAGCAGGGCAGGTGGGAAAGCATTCAGTAACATGGCTGTTGGTTACAACAATGTTGATGTTAATGCTGCTAACAAATATGGTGTTGCTGTTGGAAACACTCCT GGGGTTCTCACAGAGACTACAGCAGAACTAGCAGCATCGCTGTCTTTGGCTGCTGCTCGGAGAGTGGTTGAGGCTGACGAGTTCATGAGGGCTGGTCTCTATGACGGATGGCTGCCAAACTT GTTTGTTGGAAACTTGCTGAAAGGGCAGACTGTTGGTGTGATTGGAGCAGGCCGTATTGGGTCAGCCTATGCCAGAATGATG GTTGAGGGATTCAAAATGAACCTAATCTACTTTGATCTCTACCAATCTACTCGCTTAGAGAAGTTTGTAACAG CTTATGGTGAATTCCTTAAAGCCAATGGTGAACAACCCGTTACCTGGAAACGAGCATCATCTATGGATGAAGTACTTCAACAAGCTGATGTG ATAAGCTTACATCCTATATTGGATAAGACAACTTACCATCTTGTAAACAAGGAGAGTCTCTCAAAGATGAAAAAG GAAGCCATCCTGATTAACTGCAGTAGAGGTCCTGTGATTGATGAAGTAGCTCTTGTTGAGCATTTGCGAGCAAACCCAATGTTCCGAGTTGGTCTTGATGTCTTTGAG GACGAGCCATTCATGAAACCTGGCCTTGCTGACATGAAGAATGCAGTTGTGGTACCCCACATAGCTTCAGCTTCCAAG TGGACTCGTGAAGGAATGGCAACGCTCGCTGCTCTAAACGTCCTG GGAAAGATCAAAGGATACCCAATGTGGTCAGATCCAAACCGTGTTGAGCCATTCTTAAACGAGAACGCTCCACCCCCAGCAGCTTGTCCAAGCATTGTCAATGCCAAAGCCTTGA ATTTACCGGTTTCCAAACTGTAA